Proteins from one Streptomyces sp. NBC_00390 genomic window:
- a CDS encoding non-ribosomal peptide synthetase, translated as MRQTSLEAVLPLSPLQQGILFHALFDEGDVDGEHVDFYTVQTPLELVGALDTDLLRRSCVALPARHASLRAGFLRRRSGEAVQAVARAVEPRWEEIDLSGFGADERRVRLARLLAEDRSRRFDMARPPLLRFMLVRLAPDRHVLVLTNHHILLDGWSLPLVLADLFRIYRDGGTADQLEPAASFQEYLGWLSAQDRGEAERAWRAALSGVDGATLVADAAGTGSSDRGQQRVVAELSETDTAQLTAAARSRELTTNTMVQGAWALLLTVLTGRQDVVYGNTVAGRPPELPESDRMVGLMMNTVPARVRVDPAEPVAELLARIQHEQSALTRHDYLGLADIHRAVGVSELFDTTVAFENVPVEQAVRGSAVPGLTVGILRDAVEEAFEGTHYPLSLAVHPGDRLRFELNYREDVCTAEAAADVLDHLCGLLRDIAGRPELPAGQLPLCSQEERVEILRASSGKAVRHTAQALPKVFEAQVRATPDAIAVTDGTTRLTFEQLNARANRLARLLVADGAGPGRLVGVALPRTTDAVVAILAVLKSGAGYLPIDTDHPVERIAAVCAEARPAVVLTAGATAHAVPGSVRTLLVDDAAEPGTSLPKDMTDLDDDDRTGPLLPSHLAYVIYTSGSTGRPKGVAVEHRNLVNMFHSHRANFFEPERARAGGRPLRAALTNSLGFDASWSQLLWMVAGHELHIVDDTVRKDSLALVEHAVGAAIDVIDTTPSVARQMLLAGMFEASGQRHRVTVLALGGEEVAEDLWSELHAVPGLSVYNLYGPAECTVDAMLWHGDGSTRPAIGVPADNSRVYVLDGFLRPVPAGTVGELYIAGDGVARGYLDRPGLTAERFVADVFGPAGARMYRTGDLGRRRPDGVVEYCGRSDFQVKIRGHRIELGEIEAALAADPSVGQAVAAVSADSAGVQRIAGYVLPAPGAQVQPGALREFVARRLPAYMVPAVVTVIDAFPLTPNGKIDRRALPAPQFHTTTRYRAPATERERTLHEVFTDVLGHPRIGTDDSFFDLGGDSIIAMQLAARAHRAGLAITAKDIFVHKTIAELAPVAKDRTAQGDTQGPDGTAVIAGPLITLSDAEQAELAALGHRIADVLPLTPLQQGMHFHAMLAADGVDVYTAQAPLRLEGALSPAVLRKAVDGAVARHAALRVSFTLLGSGRPIQVVHEEVRVPWREVDLSELGDEDRRLRLAELTGDERLRRFDLEKPPLLRVTLVRLADDDHLLLVSHHHGLLDGWSLPLFFRDVFALYARGGSDGGPEPAQFADFLRWLGSQDDERAAQVWREALAGFDEPTLVAPDAEAATATVPHLVTAVLGAEETTALTAAARRAGLTLNTLLQGAWAVALGQLLGRDDIVFGATTAGRPPELAGSEEIVGLLMNTVPVRVRLDPARPLDRVLAGLQVQQAELVPSQHLGLTEVQRVLGLGELFDTVIGFENTPVDGEAIQEQVPGLRISVDDEPVPGASHYPLSLVVAPGERLSLELSYRGDLFTAEACAALLTRVRKVLDGFVADPAVPLGRIDLLTAEERGQLLDAAGGLSPAVAPTTFPALFEEQVRARPDAVAVYDGTLALTYGDLNTQANKLARALAAQGVGAEDIVAVALPRSARSVLAVLAVLKSGAAYLPLDLGYPPERLRHVMDDAKPALVLTTREAAKPMAEAGAGRTLCLDGPGPAGAGPSHLLREAAELTASLSGEDLTDADRVAPLRPGNTAYVIYTSGSTGRPKGVLVPHLGIAALIAQQRAGLALRTDERVLLFASPSFDASVWELATALLTGASAVTAAADQLLPGPALAATVARHGVTTLLLPPSSLAVMPEDGLPAGVTLVVGGEACPPDLVERWSAGRRMVNAYGPTEATVMATMSRPLSGRTVPELGDPVVGARVYLLDGALQPVPAGASGELYLAGDGLARGYLHRAGLTAERFVADPFGPAGARMYRTGDVARRTPQGTLEYLGRADEQVKVRGFRIEPGEIEAVLADDPSVAQAVVVVREGRPGVRQLVAYAAVAAGPRPEPEILRRRVADALPEYMVPAAVVVLDRLPVTPSGKLDRGALPAPDFSGTHDSRAPRTPREERLCALFAKALGAERVGIDDSFFDLGGDSIGSIKLVTLAHAEGLDMAPRDVFTHKTVAALAAAVKDLAPGPDADAAGPEEPLITLSQHELDEFAEDWQERD; from the coding sequence GTGAGACAGACATCCCTGGAAGCGGTTCTGCCGCTCTCGCCGTTGCAGCAGGGCATCCTCTTCCACGCCCTCTTCGACGAGGGAGATGTCGATGGCGAGCATGTCGACTTCTACACCGTGCAGACGCCCCTGGAGCTTGTGGGGGCGCTCGACACCGATCTGCTGCGCCGCTCGTGCGTCGCGCTGCCCGCCCGGCATGCGAGCCTGCGAGCCGGGTTCCTGCGGCGCCGTTCCGGTGAGGCCGTCCAGGCCGTCGCCCGGGCGGTCGAGCCGCGGTGGGAGGAGATCGACCTCTCCGGCTTCGGCGCCGACGAACGCCGGGTGCGACTCGCCCGGCTGCTGGCCGAGGACCGCTCCCGGCGCTTCGACATGGCCAGGCCGCCGCTGCTGAGGTTCATGCTGGTGCGGCTCGCACCCGACCGGCACGTGCTCGTGCTCACCAACCACCACATCCTCCTGGACGGCTGGTCGCTGCCCCTGGTCCTCGCCGACCTGTTCCGTATCTACCGGGACGGCGGCACGGCGGATCAGCTGGAACCGGCCGCGTCGTTCCAGGAATACCTCGGCTGGCTCTCGGCCCAGGACCGCGGCGAGGCCGAGCGGGCCTGGCGGGCCGCACTGTCCGGTGTCGACGGCGCGACACTGGTGGCGGACGCGGCGGGCACCGGCTCGTCCGACCGCGGCCAGCAGCGGGTCGTCGCGGAACTGTCCGAGACCGACACGGCACAGCTGACCGCCGCGGCCCGCTCACGCGAACTCACCACCAACACCATGGTCCAGGGCGCGTGGGCGCTGCTGCTGACGGTGCTGACCGGACGGCAGGACGTCGTCTACGGCAACACCGTCGCGGGACGCCCGCCGGAGCTCCCTGAGAGCGACCGCATGGTGGGCCTGATGATGAACACGGTGCCCGCCCGGGTCCGGGTCGACCCTGCCGAGCCGGTGGCCGAGCTGCTGGCACGCATCCAGCACGAGCAGTCGGCTCTGACCCGGCACGACTATCTCGGTCTCGCCGACATCCATCGCGCCGTCGGTGTCAGCGAACTCTTCGACACCACCGTCGCCTTCGAGAACGTCCCCGTCGAGCAGGCCGTCCGGGGCTCGGCGGTCCCCGGCCTCACCGTCGGCATCCTGCGGGACGCCGTCGAGGAGGCGTTCGAAGGCACCCACTATCCGCTGAGCCTGGCCGTCCACCCCGGCGACCGGCTCCGCTTCGAACTCAACTACCGCGAGGACGTCTGCACCGCCGAGGCGGCGGCCGACGTGCTGGACCACCTGTGCGGCCTGCTCCGGGACATCGCCGGCCGGCCCGAACTGCCTGCGGGGCAGCTGCCGCTGTGCTCACAGGAGGAACGCGTGGAGATCCTGCGGGCGTCGAGCGGCAAGGCGGTGCGGCACACCGCCCAGGCCCTGCCCAAGGTGTTCGAGGCGCAGGTCCGCGCGACACCCGACGCGATCGCCGTCACCGACGGCACGACCCGTCTGACCTTCGAGCAGCTGAACGCCCGCGCCAACCGGCTCGCCCGGCTGCTCGTCGCCGACGGGGCGGGCCCGGGCCGTCTCGTCGGCGTCGCCCTGCCCCGTACCACCGACGCCGTGGTGGCGATCCTGGCGGTCCTCAAGTCGGGTGCCGGGTACCTTCCGATCGACACCGACCACCCTGTGGAGCGGATCGCGGCGGTCTGCGCGGAGGCTCGGCCGGCCGTCGTCCTGACCGCCGGCGCGACCGCGCACGCCGTACCCGGGTCCGTGCGGACGCTGCTGGTCGACGACGCCGCAGAGCCCGGGACCTCACTTCCCAAGGACATGACGGACCTCGACGACGACGACCGCACCGGCCCGCTGCTCCCCTCCCATCTGGCCTATGTGATCTACACCTCCGGCTCCACCGGCCGCCCCAAGGGGGTCGCCGTCGAGCACCGGAACCTGGTCAACATGTTCCACAGCCACCGGGCGAACTTCTTCGAACCGGAGCGGGCGAGGGCGGGCGGCCGGCCGCTGCGTGCGGCGCTGACCAACTCGCTCGGCTTCGACGCCTCCTGGAGCCAGCTGCTGTGGATGGTGGCAGGGCACGAACTGCACATCGTCGACGACACCGTCCGCAAGGACTCCCTGGCACTCGTCGAGCACGCGGTGGGCGCGGCGATCGACGTCATCGACACCACGCCGTCCGTCGCACGCCAGATGCTGCTGGCAGGCATGTTCGAGGCGTCGGGGCAGCGGCACCGGGTGACGGTTCTCGCACTCGGCGGCGAGGAGGTCGCAGAGGACCTGTGGAGCGAACTGCACGCCGTGCCGGGCCTGTCGGTGTACAACCTGTACGGCCCGGCCGAGTGCACGGTGGACGCGATGCTCTGGCACGGCGACGGCTCCACCCGGCCCGCCATCGGCGTCCCCGCCGACAACTCCCGGGTGTATGTGCTCGACGGGTTCCTGCGGCCCGTGCCGGCCGGGACGGTCGGCGAGCTGTACATCGCCGGTGACGGCGTCGCCCGCGGCTATCTGGATCGCCCTGGCCTGACGGCGGAGCGGTTCGTGGCCGACGTGTTCGGCCCCGCGGGCGCCCGCATGTACCGCACGGGCGACCTGGGGCGCCGCCGGCCGGACGGTGTCGTGGAGTACTGCGGACGATCGGACTTCCAGGTCAAGATACGGGGCCACCGCATCGAACTCGGCGAGATCGAAGCGGCCCTTGCGGCGGATCCCTCGGTGGGCCAGGCGGTGGCGGCGGTGTCCGCCGACAGCGCGGGTGTGCAGCGGATCGCCGGATACGTCCTTCCCGCACCCGGCGCCCAGGTGCAGCCCGGCGCGCTGCGCGAGTTCGTGGCACGGCGTCTGCCCGCGTACATGGTCCCTGCCGTCGTCACCGTGATCGACGCCTTCCCCCTCACCCCCAACGGCAAGATCGACCGACGCGCCCTGCCCGCCCCCCAGTTCCACACCACCACCCGGTACCGCGCCCCCGCAACCGAACGCGAACGAACCCTGCACGAGGTGTTCACCGACGTACTCGGCCACCCACGCATCGGCACCGACGACAGCTTCTTCGACCTCGGCGGCGACTCCATCATCGCCATGCAACTCGCAGCCCGCGCCCACCGCGCCGGACTCGCCATCACCGCCAAAGACATCTTCGTCCACAAGACCATCGCCGAACTCGCCCCCGTCGCCAAGGACAGGACAGCGCAGGGCGACACGCAGGGTCCGGACGGTACGGCCGTGATCGCGGGGCCGCTGATCACCCTCAGCGACGCCGAGCAGGCGGAACTCGCCGCGCTCGGGCACCGGATCGCCGATGTGCTGCCACTGACGCCACTGCAGCAGGGCATGCACTTCCACGCGATGCTGGCCGCCGACGGCGTCGACGTCTACACGGCCCAGGCGCCGCTGCGGCTCGAGGGCGCGCTCTCACCTGCCGTGCTGCGCAAGGCCGTCGACGGTGCCGTGGCCCGTCATGCCGCGCTGCGTGTCTCCTTCACGCTCCTGGGCTCGGGCCGTCCGATCCAGGTGGTGCACGAGGAAGTGAGGGTGCCGTGGCGGGAGGTCGACCTCTCGGAACTGGGCGATGAGGACCGCCGGCTGCGGCTCGCGGAACTGACGGGCGACGAGCGCCTGCGGCGCTTCGACCTCGAGAAGCCGCCGCTGCTGCGGGTCACTCTGGTCCGGCTCGCGGACGACGACCACCTGCTGCTCGTGTCGCACCATCATGGGCTGCTGGACGGCTGGTCGCTGCCGCTGTTCTTCCGTGACGTGTTCGCCCTCTACGCCCGCGGCGGCAGCGACGGGGGCCCTGAACCGGCGCAGTTCGCCGACTTCCTGCGCTGGCTCGGCAGCCAGGACGACGAGCGCGCGGCGCAGGTCTGGCGCGAGGCGCTGGCCGGATTCGACGAGCCGACCCTCGTCGCTCCGGATGCCGAGGCCGCCACGGCGACCGTGCCCCATCTGGTGACCGCGGTCCTCGGCGCCGAGGAGACCACCGCGCTGACCGCCGCGGCACGCCGCGCGGGCCTGACGCTCAACACCCTGCTGCAGGGTGCCTGGGCGGTGGCGCTGGGCCAGTTGCTGGGCCGCGACGACATCGTGTTCGGCGCGACCACCGCCGGGCGTCCGCCGGAGCTGGCGGGCTCCGAGGAGATCGTCGGCCTGCTCATGAACACCGTGCCGGTGCGGGTGCGGCTCGACCCGGCGCGGCCGCTGGACCGTGTTCTGGCCGGCCTCCAGGTCCAGCAGGCCGAGCTGGTCCCGTCCCAGCATCTGGGTCTCACCGAGGTGCAGCGGGTCCTGGGACTGGGCGAACTGTTCGACACCGTCATCGGGTTCGAGAACACGCCGGTCGACGGGGAGGCGATTCAGGAGCAGGTCCCGGGCCTGCGGATCTCCGTCGACGACGAGCCCGTGCCCGGTGCCTCCCACTATCCGCTCAGCCTGGTCGTGGCGCCGGGCGAGCGGCTGAGTCTGGAACTCAGCTACCGCGGCGACCTCTTCACCGCCGAGGCCTGTGCGGCCCTGCTCACCCGGGTGCGCAAGGTGCTCGACGGCTTCGTGGCGGACCCGGCCGTGCCGCTGGGCCGGATCGACCTGCTGACGGCCGAGGAGCGCGGGCAGCTGCTCGACGCCGCCGGCGGCCTGTCGCCCGCCGTTGCACCCACCACCTTCCCCGCGCTCTTCGAGGAGCAGGTACGGGCTCGGCCCGATGCCGTCGCGGTGTACGACGGCACGCTGGCCCTGACCTACGGCGACCTCAACACCCAGGCCAACAAGCTGGCCCGGGCATTGGCGGCGCAAGGCGTCGGCGCCGAGGACATCGTCGCGGTCGCGCTCCCCAGGTCGGCCCGGTCCGTCCTCGCGGTCCTGGCCGTCCTCAAGTCCGGTGCCGCCTATCTGCCGCTGGACCTCGGGTATCCGCCGGAACGGCTCCGTCATGTCATGGACGATGCGAAGCCCGCCCTCGTCCTCACGACCCGCGAGGCGGCGAAGCCGATGGCCGAGGCAGGCGCCGGGCGGACCCTGTGCCTGGACGGCCCCGGCCCGGCCGGCGCCGGTCCATCACATCTGCTGCGCGAGGCAGCCGAGTTGACCGCCTCCCTGTCCGGCGAGGATCTGACCGACGCCGACCGGGTGGCGCCGCTCAGGCCCGGGAACACCGCGTACGTGATCTACACGTCCGGATCGACCGGCCGTCCCAAGGGCGTACTGGTGCCGCACCTCGGCATCGCGGCCCTGATCGCCCAGCAGCGGGCCGGGCTCGCCCTGCGCACGGACGAGCGGGTGCTGCTGTTCGCCTCGCCGAGCTTCGACGCCTCGGTGTGGGAGCTGGCGACCGCTCTGCTGACCGGGGCGAGCGCGGTCACCGCTGCCGCCGACCAGCTGCTGCCGGGGCCGGCCCTGGCAGCCACTGTGGCACGGCACGGCGTGACCACCCTGTTGCTCCCGCCGTCCTCGCTCGCCGTGATGCCCGAGGACGGACTGCCCGCCGGCGTCACCCTCGTCGTGGGCGGCGAGGCCTGCCCGCCCGACCTGGTCGAACGCTGGTCGGCGGGACGCCGCATGGTCAACGCCTACGGTCCGACCGAGGCGACCGTCATGGCGACGATGAGCCGCCCGCTGTCGGGCCGGACCGTGCCTGAGCTCGGTGACCCGGTCGTGGGGGCCCGTGTGTACCTGCTGGACGGCGCCCTGCAGCCGGTACCGGCAGGAGCGTCCGGCGAGCTGTACCTGGCGGGGGACGGCCTCGCGCGCGGCTATCTGCACCGGGCGGGACTCACCGCGGAGCGCTTCGTGGCGGACCCGTTCGGTCCGGCCGGAGCGCGCATGTACCGCACCGGCGACGTCGCGCGGCGCACACCGCAGGGCACCCTGGAGTACCTGGGCCGCGCGGACGAGCAGGTCAAGGTGCGCGGCTTCCGGATCGAGCCGGGCGAGATCGAGGCGGTGCTGGCCGACGACCCCTCGGTCGCCCAGGCGGTCGTGGTCGTCCGCGAGGGCCGGCCGGGCGTGCGGCAGCTGGTGGCGTACGCAGCGGTGGCCGCCGGCCCCCGGCCCGAGCCGGAGATCCTGCGCCGGCGGGTCGCCGACGCCCTGCCGGAGTACATGGTGCCCGCGGCCGTGGTCGTCCTCGACCGGCTGCCGGTCACGCCGAGCGGCAAGCTCGACCGAGGTGCCCTGCCCGCACCGGACTTCTCCGGCACCCACGACAGCCGGGCACCGCGCACCCCGCGCGAGGAGCGGCTGTGCGCGCTGTTCGCGAAGGCCCTCGGCGCGGAGCGGGTCGGTATCGACGACAGCTTCTTCGACCTCGGCGGCGACTCGATCGGCTCGATCAAGCTCGTCACGCTCGCCCATGCGGAGGGCCTGGACATGGCCCCGCGTGACGTGTTCACCCACAAGACCGTCGCGGCGCTCGCCGCCGCGGTGAAGGACCTTGCCCCGGGGCCGGACGCCGATGCGGCCGGACCGGAGGAGCCGCTGATCACCCTGTCTCAGCACGAACTCGACGAGTTCGCCGAGGACTGGCAGGAGCGGGACTGA